One window from the genome of Rhodopirellula halodulae encodes:
- a CDS encoding S1C family serine protease — protein sequence MLLRCFGSALSRIVIACLAILPGATQADDSNALTEQEQRWIEEFESARVEGIAKAKQSTVMVFVPGGGGGGSGVLISPEGYALTNFHVSSPAGTYMRCGLADGKVYDAVVVGIDPVGDLALIQLLGRNDFSTAKFVPSRRVQVGDWCFAIGNPFLLATNLQPTVTAGIISGVRRYQYPSGTLLEYGNCFQTDASINPGNSGGPLYDNQGDLIGVIGRASFEKRGRVNVGVGYAISGDQAQNFLGCLFSGRIVDHATLGATVGTDEDGSVRVTNILSSSDAYRRGLRYGDEIIEIDGQVIQTANDVQNLLATFPASWRIPITYRQEGQSIETLVRLASVHRGSELLQKMKSALPPPPPAPPKPIGPDSERGDTPNPQNKQTPDSDREEPSDTKEDARKEVMRDAAGDPIPDETAKRIEIREGYANYFYNRLKQDGFINRLRNKFPGQDAGQSSWKLSGQTIPVTADQTASKFELLLSNDGYELIIGDESERLTRGDELLRVVDEQRDAGILACLHALQRMLNLGPDKFGETYYWGTMPLAGERPLRDVTVAVHADLEHRFLQHPETGRLEVIEAVAGTDTDPAELWFESKEDQLPHRLQLRYGLTTVLSLEITDWQMQSNENSADNSDEGA from the coding sequence ATGCTTCTTCGCTGCTTCGGTTCCGCACTTTCGCGAATCGTTATCGCTTGCCTCGCAATATTGCCCGGGGCAACACAAGCGGATGATTCCAACGCGTTAACAGAACAAGAGCAGCGATGGATCGAAGAATTCGAGTCGGCTCGCGTCGAAGGCATCGCCAAAGCAAAGCAGTCCACCGTGATGGTCTTTGTCCCCGGTGGCGGTGGTGGTGGTAGCGGCGTATTGATCTCGCCGGAAGGATACGCACTGACCAACTTTCACGTCAGCAGCCCCGCGGGAACCTACATGCGATGCGGCTTGGCGGATGGCAAGGTGTACGACGCGGTCGTGGTTGGCATTGATCCTGTGGGCGACTTAGCACTCATTCAACTGCTGGGGCGAAACGATTTCTCGACCGCAAAATTCGTCCCAAGCCGTCGAGTGCAAGTCGGCGATTGGTGCTTCGCGATCGGCAATCCGTTCCTTCTGGCGACCAACCTGCAACCCACGGTCACTGCGGGGATCATCAGTGGCGTTCGACGTTACCAGTACCCCTCAGGAACTCTGCTGGAATACGGCAACTGCTTTCAAACGGATGCGTCGATCAACCCAGGAAACTCAGGTGGGCCTCTTTATGACAACCAGGGCGATTTGATCGGAGTCATCGGACGCGCATCCTTTGAAAAACGCGGACGGGTGAACGTTGGCGTGGGCTATGCGATATCCGGCGACCAAGCTCAAAACTTCTTGGGATGTTTGTTCAGCGGACGTATCGTTGATCACGCCACCTTGGGTGCTACCGTGGGCACCGACGAAGACGGCAGCGTTCGTGTCACCAACATTTTAAGTTCCAGTGACGCCTATCGTCGCGGGCTTCGATACGGCGACGAGATCATCGAAATCGATGGACAAGTCATTCAAACCGCAAACGATGTTCAAAACCTTCTTGCAACATTTCCCGCATCTTGGCGGATCCCCATCACGTATCGCCAAGAGGGACAAAGCATTGAAACCCTGGTTCGATTGGCGAGCGTTCACCGCGGCTCGGAACTGCTTCAGAAAATGAAATCGGCTTTGCCACCTCCGCCCCCCGCTCCGCCCAAGCCGATCGGTCCCGATAGCGAACGAGGTGACACTCCTAACCCGCAAAACAAACAGACACCGGATTCCGATCGCGAGGAGCCCTCAGACACGAAGGAAGACGCTCGCAAAGAAGTCATGCGAGATGCGGCGGGAGATCCCATTCCAGATGAGACCGCCAAACGCATTGAAATTCGCGAAGGCTATGCCAACTACTTCTACAATCGTTTGAAGCAGGATGGCTTCATCAATCGCTTGAGAAACAAGTTCCCCGGACAAGACGCAGGCCAATCAAGCTGGAAGTTATCAGGCCAGACCATCCCGGTGACGGCGGATCAGACCGCTTCGAAATTTGAATTGCTGCTTTCCAACGATGGCTATGAACTGATAATCGGCGACGAATCGGAACGCTTAACGCGCGGCGACGAACTGCTTCGAGTCGTCGATGAACAACGTGACGCGGGAATATTGGCATGTTTGCATGCACTGCAGCGAATGCTGAATTTGGGACCGGACAAATTTGGTGAGACATACTACTGGGGCACCATGCCGCTGGCCGGCGAACGACCGCTGCGAGATGTGACCGTTGCCGTTCACGCTGATTTGGAACATCGCTTCTTACAGCATCCAGAAACGGGACGACTCGAAGTCATTGAAGCCGTGGCCGGCACGGATACAGACCCCGCTGAACTTTGGTTTGAATCGAAGGAAGACCAGCTACCGCACCGCCTTCAACTGCGCTACGGACTGACCACCGTCTTGTCCTTAGAAATCACCGATTGGCAAATGCAATCGAACGAAAACTCAGCCGACAATTCTGACGAAGGGGCATGA
- the fliM gene encoding flagellar motor switch protein FliM — protein sequence MSNESLSQNQVENLLKAMESANLDSDTPDPPAETNDSAAPDPTETVGSASPPPPASPSPSPTPMVGSAHPTDAKPYSPGVPSGARVTAYDFKRPERVGKDQMRAMHSLHESIARNFGASISGLLRTMIEVKLLSVDQLTYSEFVFSLDNPSCFNVIKPLPLEGHWVLDIAPGLAYAIIDRMLGGDPVPGETIRRPLTEIETRLMCRVVDLFLEQIVPAWENVIHLEPTIHTTESNPQLAQIVPPNEVAILVGFEVLLGKNRGMMNLCIPFNSIEKYNAKLSRNGWVGYGKTNPTKQTRRRIADSIDAAPVDVVVTLARSKIRTSDLLELAVGDIITTEQEASAPLELSVQDVPKFAAIAGAFKGKKAIQIQSTIEPKRRDELEEESTQKQSLAAELDIEITDNPTQTDLENVLETAKSAQGVGVTQPPSNPAAGVSPPAVKAKAAQPK from the coding sequence ATGTCCAACGAATCACTGAGTCAAAATCAAGTCGAGAATCTGCTCAAGGCCATGGAATCGGCCAATTTGGATTCGGATACTCCCGATCCACCCGCAGAAACGAACGACTCAGCCGCTCCCGACCCAACCGAAACCGTGGGCTCGGCGTCCCCGCCTCCGCCCGCTTCTCCATCGCCGTCGCCGACGCCAATGGTTGGATCGGCTCATCCCACGGACGCGAAACCCTATTCGCCCGGAGTCCCCAGCGGCGCCCGGGTGACCGCGTACGATTTCAAGCGTCCTGAGCGGGTTGGCAAGGACCAAATGCGGGCGATGCATTCGTTGCATGAATCCATCGCCCGGAATTTTGGCGCATCGATCTCCGGACTGCTCCGGACGATGATCGAGGTCAAATTACTCAGCGTTGACCAGCTGACCTACAGCGAGTTCGTCTTCAGCTTGGACAACCCCAGCTGTTTCAACGTGATCAAACCATTGCCGCTGGAAGGCCACTGGGTTCTGGACATCGCCCCCGGCTTGGCCTACGCCATCATCGACCGAATGCTCGGCGGCGATCCGGTTCCTGGCGAAACCATTCGCCGCCCGCTCACAGAGATCGAAACCCGACTCATGTGCCGCGTGGTGGATCTTTTCCTCGAGCAAATCGTGCCCGCTTGGGAGAACGTGATCCACTTGGAACCGACGATCCACACCACGGAAAGCAACCCACAGTTGGCCCAAATCGTGCCTCCCAACGAAGTCGCGATTTTGGTGGGATTTGAGGTCTTGCTGGGCAAAAACCGAGGCATGATGAACCTCTGCATCCCGTTCAATTCCATTGAGAAATACAACGCGAAACTGTCTCGTAACGGTTGGGTCGGCTACGGCAAAACCAATCCGACGAAACAGACTCGCCGACGCATTGCCGACAGCATTGATGCGGCACCCGTCGACGTCGTCGTCACACTGGCCCGCTCCAAAATTCGAACCAGCGATCTGTTGGAACTGGCCGTCGGTGACATCATCACAACCGAACAAGAAGCCAGCGCTCCGCTGGAGCTATCCGTGCAAGACGTTCCCAAGTTCGCCGCCATCGCGGGGGCATTCAAAGGCAAAAAAGCGATCCAGATTCAGTCGACGATCGAACCCAAACGACGCGACGAATTGGAAGAGGAGTCCACCCAAAAGCAATCGTTGGCCGCGGAACTCGATATTGAAATCACTGACAATCCGACTCAGACGGACCTCGAAAACGTCTTGGAAACGGCCAAATCCGCTCAGGGTGTTGGCGTGACACAACCACCAAGCAATCCCGCCGCCGGAGTATCACCTCCCGCAGTCAAAGCCAAAGCGGCTCAGCCGAAGTGA
- a CDS encoding glutamate-5-semialdehyde dehydrogenase: MSTATTTDTTVQSQSSDDLAAQCADVARRAKAASRVLGTLDTTLKDQWLIESADALVNATDKIVAANQLDLEHAPKYGLTDAQVDRLKLDRDRIDGIATGLREIAALKDPIGEVLDGFTRPGGMQIEKRRVPLGVVFFIYESRPNVTADAAGICVKSGNAVILRGGKEAMHSSRAIVDVMHEVAKSVGIPNDAVQLVGTTDRAAVGHFLKLSDSIDVTIPRGGENLIRRVAAEATMPVIKHYDGNCHVYVDESADIEMAVNIIENAKCQRMGVCNACESLLVHESIAKDALPAIAERLTGRGVEMRVDERAAAFIPDGVPATESDFGAEFLGPQISVAVVDSLEKAAEHINHYGSGHTDAIVTSQIAAADRFTALVDSSAVMVNASTRFNDGGMFGLGAEIGISTDKFHARGPCGLRELTSYKYIVRGNGHIRG; this comes from the coding sequence ATGTCGACCGCCACAACGACCGACACCACCGTTCAAAGTCAATCCAGCGACGACCTCGCCGCTCAGTGCGCGGACGTTGCCCGTCGTGCCAAAGCTGCGTCTCGCGTCCTTGGAACGTTGGACACCACGCTCAAGGACCAATGGCTGATCGAATCCGCTGACGCTTTGGTCAACGCCACCGACAAGATCGTGGCAGCTAATCAACTCGATCTTGAACACGCTCCGAAATACGGTCTCACCGACGCTCAGGTGGATCGCTTGAAACTCGATCGCGATCGAATTGATGGGATCGCGACAGGACTACGTGAAATCGCGGCTCTAAAGGACCCGATCGGAGAAGTCTTGGACGGCTTCACACGTCCAGGCGGAATGCAAATTGAAAAACGCCGCGTGCCTTTGGGCGTGGTGTTCTTTATCTACGAAAGCCGTCCCAATGTGACCGCGGACGCGGCGGGAATTTGCGTGAAGAGCGGCAACGCTGTCATTTTGCGTGGCGGAAAAGAAGCCATGCACAGCAGCCGCGCCATTGTCGATGTGATGCACGAAGTTGCAAAAAGCGTCGGCATTCCCAACGACGCCGTGCAATTAGTCGGGACGACTGATCGGGCCGCTGTCGGCCACTTCCTCAAGCTCTCCGATTCCATTGATGTGACGATTCCTCGCGGAGGCGAGAACCTGATTCGGCGAGTCGCCGCCGAAGCCACGATGCCGGTGATCAAGCATTACGACGGAAACTGCCACGTCTATGTCGATGAATCGGCGGACATCGAAATGGCGGTGAACATCATCGAGAACGCGAAATGCCAGCGAATGGGCGTCTGCAATGCCTGCGAATCCTTGCTAGTGCATGAATCGATCGCCAAAGATGCACTTCCCGCCATAGCCGAACGTTTGACCGGTCGAGGTGTGGAAATGCGGGTGGACGAACGGGCAGCCGCTTTTATCCCAGACGGCGTCCCAGCGACCGAATCCGACTTCGGAGCCGAATTCCTCGGCCCGCAAATCAGCGTCGCGGTGGTTGATTCGTTGGAAAAAGCTGCGGAACACATCAATCACTATGGCTCCGGACACACGGACGCAATCGTGACCAGCCAAATCGCCGCCGCCGATCGCTTCACGGCATTGGTGGACAGTTCCGCAGTGATGGTGAATGCCAGCACTCGCTTCAATGACGGCGGAATGTTCGGTTTAGGAGCCGAAATCGGAATTTCTACCGATAAGTTTCACGCCAGGGGCCCATGCGGGTTGCGGGAACTGACCAGCTACAAGTACATCGTACGTGGGAACGGTCACATAAGAGGCTGA